In Streptomyces sp. NBC_00878, a single window of DNA contains:
- a CDS encoding LacI family DNA-binding transcriptional regulator has translation MTMSHSGGRRKPPTIHDVAREAGVSRGTVSRVLNGGHYVSPAAQEAVNAAIRRTGYVVNRHARSLITGRSDSIGFLLTEPQERFFEDPNFNVLLRGCTQALAAHDIPLLLMLAGTEGERRRLTRYITAGHVDGVLLVSSHSGDPVAEQLREAGVPLVMCGKPIGVGSKVSYVAADDRDGARDMVRHLVSLGRRRIGVVTGPLDTPGGVERLAGYREVLAETGIEFDERLVVSGDYSRASGEAGAELLLERAPDMDAVFVASDLMAQGVLSTLHRAGRCVPEDVAVGGFDDSAAALASTPELTTIRQPYDRISSEMVRVLLAQIGGEDPAAVILPTELVKRQST, from the coding sequence GTGACCATGAGCCACTCGGGGGGCCGGCGCAAACCGCCCACGATTCACGATGTCGCGCGCGAGGCGGGAGTCTCCCGAGGCACTGTCTCGCGCGTGCTCAACGGCGGGCACTACGTGAGCCCCGCCGCCCAGGAGGCGGTCAACGCCGCCATCCGCAGGACGGGTTACGTCGTGAACCGGCACGCCCGCTCACTGATCACCGGACGCTCGGACTCGATCGGCTTCCTGCTCACGGAGCCGCAGGAGAGGTTCTTCGAGGACCCCAACTTCAATGTCCTGCTGCGCGGTTGTACGCAGGCGCTGGCGGCGCACGACATCCCGCTGCTCCTGATGCTGGCGGGCACCGAGGGCGAGCGGCGCCGCCTCACGCGGTACATCACGGCGGGTCATGTCGACGGGGTGCTGCTGGTCTCCAGCCACTCCGGCGATCCGGTCGCCGAGCAACTGCGGGAGGCGGGCGTGCCGTTGGTCATGTGCGGCAAGCCCATCGGCGTCGGTTCCAAGGTGAGCTACGTGGCCGCGGACGACCGGGACGGCGCCCGTGACATGGTGCGCCACCTGGTGTCTCTCGGCCGTCGCCGTATCGGCGTGGTGACCGGCCCCTTGGACACGCCAGGCGGTGTCGAGCGGCTCGCGGGCTACCGGGAGGTGCTCGCCGAGACGGGCATCGAATTCGACGAGCGGCTCGTCGTCTCCGGCGACTACAGCCGAGCCAGCGGTGAGGCGGGGGCCGAGCTGCTCCTCGAACGGGCCCCCGACATGGACGCCGTGTTCGTCGCCTCCGACCTGATGGCACAGGGTGTGCTGAGCACGCTGCACCGGGCGGGCCGGTGCGTCCCCGAGGACGTCGCGGTGGGCGGCTTCGACGACTCCGCCGCGGCGCTCGCGTCGACCCCCGAGCTCACCACGATCCGCCAGCCCTACGACCGCATCAGCTCCGAGATGGTGCGGGTGCTGCTCGCCCAGATCGGCGGGGAGGACCCGGCGGCGGTGATCCTGCCGACGGAACTGGTGAAGCGTCAGTCCACCTAG
- a CDS encoding LysR family transcriptional regulator, which translates to MPQPVLDIVALRSLTAIADCGGFHRAAHSLALSQSAVSQHVRRLEKTLGRPVVEREGRGTRFTPEGRLLVEQARRILAVHDEAVRVLLDTEGDTVTIGSTEHAADQFLPRLTAAVQEVRPGCRVRFRIDRSARLVEAVERGSVDVAVYVTEAAATEGTPVGGLPLTWHATPGWAPPPAPAPVPLVAIEDPCAIRRRAIATLAAHGVAATVVGDAGYLAGVLDVARTGVGVALLAAVGPAPDGLSPYDGLPSVTPIPMSALARPGADPATAAAAFEAVRNLLRPAE; encoded by the coding sequence ATGCCCCAACCTGTCCTGGACATCGTGGCGCTGCGCAGCCTGACCGCGATAGCCGACTGCGGCGGTTTTCACCGCGCGGCCCACTCCCTCGCCCTCAGCCAGTCCGCGGTCAGCCAGCATGTGCGCAGGCTGGAGAAGACGCTGGGGCGTCCGGTCGTTGAACGCGAGGGCCGGGGCACCCGCTTCACCCCGGAGGGCCGTCTCCTCGTGGAGCAGGCCCGCCGCATACTCGCCGTCCACGACGAAGCCGTACGGGTACTGCTCGACACCGAGGGCGACACCGTCACCATCGGGTCCACCGAGCACGCCGCCGACCAGTTCCTGCCCCGGCTGACCGCGGCCGTCCAGGAGGTGCGGCCCGGCTGCCGGGTGCGCTTCCGGATCGACCGCTCGGCACGGCTCGTCGAGGCCGTGGAGCGAGGCAGCGTGGATGTCGCGGTGTACGTGACGGAGGCGGCCGCCACCGAGGGGACCCCGGTCGGCGGCCTTCCGCTGACCTGGCACGCCACTCCCGGCTGGGCGCCGCCGCCCGCGCCCGCTCCGGTCCCGCTGGTCGCCATCGAGGACCCGTGCGCGATCCGCCGCCGGGCCATCGCGACCCTCGCCGCACACGGAGTAGCGGCCACGGTGGTGGGCGACGCCGGCTATCTCGCGGGGGTTCTCGACGTGGCGCGCACGGGTGTGGGCGTGGCTCTGCTCGCCGCGGTCGGGCCCGCTCCGGACGGGCTGAGCCCGTATGACGGACTGCCGTCGGTCACACCGATACCGATGAGCGCGCTGGCCCGGCCGGGCGCCGACCCGGCGACGGCCGCGGCGGCGTTCGAGGCCGTACGGAATCTGCTGCGCCCGGCGGAGTGA
- a CDS encoding carbohydrate ABC transporter permease — MSSLAVRKASRVAGTTPGTAQGPPPRRRIAFVPTVTLLIGAIYCLLPVAWVVIAATKSGSELFSTFTFLPGTGFADNVTDLNAYRDGVYWKWMGNSALYAGLGALLSTTVSAFSGYALAIYRFRGRETIFNILMAGVLMPPVILAIPQYLLMAKADLTDSYASVLLPLILSPYGVYLARIYAAAAVPGDVVEAGRMDGASELRIFTRIALPMMVPGLVTVFLFQFVAVWNNFLLPYIMLSDDEKFPITLGLFTLLEQGANSPALYTLVITGALLAVVPLIALFLVIQRFWSLDLLSGAVKS, encoded by the coding sequence ATGAGTTCTCTTGCCGTCCGCAAAGCGTCCCGGGTCGCGGGGACCACGCCCGGCACCGCCCAGGGGCCGCCGCCGCGCCGCCGGATCGCCTTCGTCCCGACGGTGACGCTCCTGATCGGCGCGATCTACTGTCTGCTGCCGGTGGCGTGGGTGGTGATCGCGGCGACCAAGTCGGGCAGCGAGCTGTTCTCGACGTTCACGTTCCTGCCCGGCACGGGCTTCGCCGACAACGTCACGGACCTGAACGCCTACCGCGACGGCGTGTACTGGAAGTGGATGGGCAACTCCGCCCTCTACGCGGGCCTCGGCGCCCTCCTGTCGACCACAGTCTCCGCGTTCAGCGGCTACGCCCTCGCGATCTACCGCTTCCGCGGTCGCGAGACCATCTTCAACATCCTGATGGCGGGCGTGCTGATGCCGCCGGTGATCCTCGCGATCCCGCAGTATCTGCTGATGGCCAAGGCCGACCTCACGGATTCGTACGCGTCCGTCCTGCTGCCGCTGATCCTGTCGCCGTACGGCGTGTATCTCGCGCGGATCTACGCCGCGGCCGCCGTGCCGGGCGATGTCGTCGAGGCGGGGCGGATGGACGGGGCGAGCGAGCTGCGGATCTTCACCCGGATCGCGCTGCCGATGATGGTGCCCGGACTGGTGACGGTGTTCCTCTTCCAGTTCGTGGCGGTGTGGAACAACTTCCTGCTGCCGTACATCATGCTCAGCGACGACGAGAAGTTCCCGATCACCCTCGGTCTGTTCACCCTCCTCGAACAAGGCGCCAACTCCCCGGCCCTCTACACACTGGTGATCACCGGCGCGCTGCTCGCGGTCGTTCCGCTCATCGCGCTGTTCCTGGTCATCCAGCGGTTCTGGAGCCTCGATCTGCTGTCGGGAGCCGTAAAGTCGTGA
- a CDS encoding ABC transporter substrate-binding protein: MPHTKLRRLVTISVAVSLGATALAACGSSDDDDSEADSGPVSLTYWSWAPGMDKVADLWNKGPGKKDQITVTVKKQASGDTLVTKILTAHKAKKAPDLVQAEYQALPTLVSNDALADIADEANGVKDKFADGVWQQTTLGSDAVYAIPQDSGPMMFYYRQDLFKKYGLEVPGTWDQFAETARALKKKSPDTDLTTFSANDSGLFAGLAQQAGAKWWTTEGQKWKVGIDDAATRKVADFWGGLVEEGAIDNQPMYTPAWNKALNTGKQIAWVSAVWAPGTLTTAAPDTKGKWAMAPLPQWSQSDNVTGSWGGSSTAVTTDSKHKSAAAKFAAWLNTDPAALTALAKESGIYPAATTAQTSDAFTEPPAFFSNQKDFYTQAADIAKTTAPSAWGPNVNVAYTTFKDAFGSAAKNKSDFGAALKTMQDDTVADLKKQGFEVAE, encoded by the coding sequence ATGCCACACACGAAGCTGCGCCGCCTCGTGACCATCTCGGTCGCCGTCTCGCTCGGCGCCACCGCCCTTGCCGCCTGCGGCTCCTCGGACGACGACGACAGCGAGGCCGACTCGGGGCCGGTCTCGCTGACGTACTGGTCCTGGGCGCCGGGCATGGACAAGGTCGCCGACCTGTGGAACAAGGGCCCGGGCAAGAAGGACCAGATCACGGTCACGGTCAAGAAGCAGGCGTCCGGCGACACGCTGGTCACCAAGATCCTCACCGCGCACAAGGCCAAGAAGGCCCCCGACCTGGTCCAGGCCGAGTACCAGGCCCTGCCGACGCTGGTCAGCAATGACGCACTCGCCGACATAGCCGACGAGGCGAACGGCGTGAAGGACAAGTTCGCCGACGGCGTCTGGCAGCAGACGACGCTGGGCTCGGACGCGGTGTACGCGATCCCGCAGGACTCCGGGCCGATGATGTTCTACTACCGCCAGGACCTGTTCAAGAAGTACGGGCTCGAAGTCCCGGGGACCTGGGACCAGTTCGCCGAGACCGCCCGTGCGCTGAAGAAGAAGTCGCCGGACACGGATCTCACCACTTTCTCCGCCAACGACTCCGGTCTCTTCGCCGGTCTGGCCCAGCAGGCGGGCGCCAAGTGGTGGACGACAGAGGGCCAGAAGTGGAAGGTCGGCATCGACGACGCGGCCACGCGGAAGGTCGCCGACTTCTGGGGCGGTCTCGTCGAGGAGGGCGCGATCGACAACCAGCCGATGTACACCCCGGCCTGGAACAAGGCGCTCAACACGGGCAAGCAGATCGCCTGGGTCAGCGCGGTCTGGGCGCCGGGCACGCTGACCACCGCCGCGCCCGACACCAAGGGCAAGTGGGCGATGGCTCCGCTGCCGCAGTGGTCGCAGAGCGACAACGTCACGGGGAGCTGGGGCGGTTCCTCCACGGCCGTCACCACGGACTCCAAGCACAAGTCGGCCGCCGCGAAGTTCGCCGCCTGGCTGAACACGGACCCCGCCGCGCTGACCGCGCTCGCCAAGGAGAGCGGCATCTACCCGGCCGCAACGACCGCGCAGACCAGTGACGCGTTCACCGAGCCGCCGGCCTTCTTCTCGAACCAGAAGGACTTCTACACCCAGGCCGCCGACATCGCGAAGACCACCGCGCCCTCCGCGTGGGGCCCGAACGTGAACGTCGCGTACACCACGTTCAAGGACGCGTTCGGCTCCGCCGCCAAGAACAAGTCGGACTTCGGTGCCGCCCTGAAGACGATGCAGGACGACACCGTCGCCGACCTCAAGAAGCAGGGCTTCGAGGTAGCGGAGTGA
- a CDS encoding carbohydrate ABC transporter permease, translating into MTSARRKSYGVKGAPYAHPSPTTTLKRARSAPYFFLLPAAILFALFFALPIGYAVWLSLHKVQVKGLGLGAGARKEVWAGLENYTDSLTDSELLDGALRVLGYGAIVVPVMLGLALLFALMLDTDRVRLAPVTRLAIFLPYAIPGVVAAMLWGFLYLPDVSPFYFVLDRLGMPQPDLLDGGPLYLALSNIAVWGGTGFNMIVIYTALQAIPAEVYEAAKLDGATPLQIAVRIKIPMVAPSLVLTFFFSIIATLQVFSEPTTLKPLTNSVSTTWSPLMKVYQDAFGKGDIYSAAATAVIIAFVTLVLSFGFLRAANSRNKQEAAQ; encoded by the coding sequence GTGACAAGCGCACGCCGGAAGTCGTACGGGGTCAAGGGGGCCCCGTATGCCCACCCGTCTCCCACCACCACCCTCAAACGAGCGCGAAGCGCCCCCTATTTTTTCCTCCTCCCCGCGGCGATCCTGTTCGCCCTCTTCTTCGCGCTGCCCATCGGCTACGCGGTGTGGCTCAGTCTGCACAAGGTCCAGGTCAAGGGGCTGGGCCTGGGCGCGGGCGCCCGCAAGGAGGTCTGGGCGGGCCTGGAGAACTACACCGACTCCCTCACCGACTCCGAACTGCTCGACGGAGCGCTGCGCGTGCTCGGCTACGGCGCCATCGTGGTGCCGGTGATGCTCGGACTCGCGCTGCTCTTCGCGCTGATGCTCGACACGGACCGGGTCCGCCTCGCGCCGGTCACCCGGCTCGCGATCTTCCTCCCGTACGCCATTCCCGGTGTCGTCGCGGCCATGCTGTGGGGCTTTCTGTACCTGCCGGACGTCAGCCCCTTCTACTTCGTCCTCGACCGGCTGGGCATGCCTCAGCCGGATCTGCTGGACGGCGGGCCGCTGTATCTCGCGCTGTCCAACATCGCGGTGTGGGGCGGCACCGGCTTCAACATGATCGTCATCTACACCGCGCTGCAGGCCATCCCGGCCGAGGTGTACGAGGCGGCGAAGCTGGACGGCGCCACCCCGCTGCAGATCGCGGTCAGGATCAAGATCCCGATGGTGGCACCCTCGCTGGTGCTCACCTTCTTCTTCTCGATCATCGCGACGCTCCAGGTGTTCAGCGAACCGACCACCCTCAAGCCGCTCACCAACTCCGTGTCCACGACCTGGAGTCCGCTGATGAAGGTGTACCAGGACGCCTTCGGCAAGGGTGACATCTACTCGGCGGCGGCGACCGCGGTGATCATCGCCTTCGTCACGCTGGTCCTGTCGTTCGGCTTCCTGCGGGCCGCGAACTCCCGTAACAAGCAGGAGGCAGCACAATGA
- a CDS encoding beta-galactosidase — translation MPETTPKGLTGLAFGGDYNPEQWPETVWSEDVRLMREAGVTMVSVGIFSWALLEPSPGAYDFGWLDRLLNLLHENRIRADLGTPTVAPPAWFYREHPEALPVTADGTRYEFGSRGAICHSNTHYRSAAANITTRLATRYADHPALALWHVHNEYGVPVSACYCESCAAHFRRWLARTYGTVDEVNEAWGTAFWGQRYADLDQINPPRATPTVGNPAQALAYKRFADATMRENFVAERDILHRLSPGIPVTTNFMTALSQCDSVDYWAWGREVDLVSNDHYLITDGRRTQVNLAMAADLTRSVAGGAPWLLLEHSTSGVNWQARNPAKAPGQMTRNSLAHVARGSDGAMFFQWRQSRRGAEKFHSAMLPHAGTDSRVWREVVELGASVEALSTIRGTRTQADAAVLWDWHSWWAQNLQWRPSEDHDPRERADAFYEALYDRHLTVDFAHPEADLSAYPLVVVPALYLMTEAAGQNLKEYVENGGTLVVSYFSGIVDEHDAVHDGPYPGPLRDVLGLTVEEFSPLLAGDRVRITGPDGSELTGDVWTEFVVPRGAETVWTYADGLTEGHPAVTRHRLGEGAAWYVSTRLGAPGLDALVGWAADDARIAPRADLPRDVEVVRRVGESGTFLFAINHSGVDTKVPLDSPGTELLSGERAAGRLAVPAGGVRVVRLDD, via the coding sequence ATGCCGGAGACCACCCCCAAGGGCCTCACCGGGCTCGCCTTCGGTGGGGACTACAACCCCGAGCAGTGGCCGGAAACCGTCTGGTCCGAGGACGTCCGGCTGATGCGCGAGGCCGGCGTCACGATGGTCAGCGTCGGAATCTTCTCCTGGGCGCTGCTGGAGCCCTCGCCGGGTGCCTACGACTTCGGCTGGCTCGACCGGCTGCTGAACCTGCTGCACGAGAACCGGATACGCGCCGACCTCGGTACGCCCACGGTGGCACCGCCCGCCTGGTTCTACCGCGAGCACCCCGAAGCCCTGCCCGTGACCGCCGACGGCACCCGCTACGAGTTCGGCTCACGCGGCGCCATCTGCCACAGCAACACGCACTACCGGTCGGCCGCCGCGAACATCACCACCCGGCTCGCCACCCGGTACGCCGACCACCCGGCGCTGGCGCTGTGGCACGTCCACAACGAGTACGGGGTCCCCGTCTCGGCCTGCTACTGCGAGAGCTGCGCCGCGCACTTCCGCCGCTGGCTCGCCCGGACGTACGGGACGGTCGACGAGGTCAACGAGGCCTGGGGCACGGCCTTCTGGGGCCAGCGGTACGCGGACCTCGACCAGATCAACCCGCCCCGGGCGACCCCGACGGTCGGCAACCCGGCCCAGGCGCTCGCCTACAAGCGGTTCGCCGACGCCACCATGCGCGAGAACTTCGTCGCCGAGCGGGACATCCTGCACCGCCTCTCGCCCGGCATCCCGGTCACCACCAACTTCATGACCGCCCTCAGCCAGTGCGACTCCGTCGACTACTGGGCCTGGGGCCGCGAGGTCGACCTCGTCAGCAACGACCACTACCTGATCACCGACGGCCGCCGTACGCAGGTGAACCTCGCGATGGCCGCCGACCTCACCCGCTCCGTCGCGGGCGGCGCCCCCTGGCTGCTGCTCGAACACTCCACGTCGGGCGTCAACTGGCAGGCCCGCAACCCTGCCAAGGCGCCGGGGCAGATGACCCGCAACTCCCTCGCCCATGTGGCCCGCGGCTCCGACGGCGCGATGTTCTTCCAGTGGCGGCAGTCACGGCGCGGCGCGGAGAAGTTCCACTCGGCCATGCTGCCGCACGCGGGCACGGACTCGCGGGTGTGGCGCGAGGTGGTCGAACTCGGCGCGTCCGTCGAGGCGTTGAGTACGATCCGCGGCACCCGCACCCAGGCCGACGCCGCCGTCCTGTGGGACTGGCACTCCTGGTGGGCGCAGAACCTCCAGTGGCGCCCCAGCGAGGACCACGACCCGCGCGAGCGCGCCGACGCCTTCTACGAAGCCCTTTACGACCGTCACCTCACGGTCGACTTCGCCCACCCGGAAGCCGACTTGTCGGCCTATCCCCTTGTCGTCGTGCCCGCCCTCTACCTGATGACCGAGGCCGCCGGACAGAACCTCAAGGAGTACGTCGAGAACGGCGGCACCCTCGTCGTCTCCTACTTCTCCGGCATCGTCGACGAACACGACGCCGTGCACGACGGCCCGTACCCGGGCCCGCTGCGGGACGTACTCGGCCTGACGGTCGAGGAGTTCTCACCGCTGCTCGCCGGTGACCGGGTCCGCATCACGGGACCCGACGGCTCCGAACTCACCGGTGACGTCTGGACCGAGTTCGTGGTGCCGCGCGGCGCCGAGACGGTGTGGACGTACGCCGACGGGCTCACCGAGGGGCATCCGGCCGTCACCCGTCACCGGCTCGGTGAGGGGGCGGCGTGGTACGTGTCCACGCGGCTCGGTGCACCGGGGCTCGACGCGCTCGTCGGCTGGGCCGCCGACGATGCGCGGATCGCGCCGCGTGCCGATCTGCCGCGGGATGTCGAAGTGGTGCGGCGGGTGGGGGAGTCGGGGACGTTCCTCTTCGCGATCAACCACTCCGGTGTCGATACGAAGGTGCCGCTGGATTCGCCTGGTACGGAGCTGCTCTCCGGCGAGCGTGCGGCGGGGCGCCTTGCGGTGCCCGCCGGGGGCGTCCGGGTCGTGCGCCTCGACGATTGA
- a CDS encoding TMEM165/GDT1 family protein has product MHLDPLAILTAFGLIFLAELPDKTMFASLAMGTRMRPLYVWFGTSTAFVVHVAIAVGAGSLIGLLPDWTVKTVSAALFAFGAFMLLRGAGDDDGEDAGGRTVTGFWPVYTTAFMAVFISEWGDLTQITTANLAATNGVASVAVGSAAALMSVSALALLAGRFIAKRVPLKTVQRIGGLCMLGLAVWSVVEIFAG; this is encoded by the coding sequence ATGCATCTCGACCCTCTGGCGATCCTCACCGCCTTCGGGCTGATCTTCCTCGCCGAGCTGCCCGACAAGACGATGTTCGCGTCGCTGGCCATGGGCACCCGTATGCGCCCGCTGTACGTGTGGTTCGGTACCTCCACCGCGTTCGTCGTGCATGTCGCGATCGCCGTCGGCGCCGGAAGCCTCATCGGCCTGCTGCCCGACTGGACCGTCAAGACGGTCTCGGCCGCGCTGTTCGCGTTCGGCGCCTTCATGCTGCTGCGCGGCGCAGGGGACGACGACGGGGAAGACGCCGGAGGCAGGACAGTCACCGGCTTCTGGCCCGTCTACACGACCGCCTTCATGGCCGTCTTCATCAGCGAGTGGGGTGATCTGACGCAGATCACGACGGCCAATCTCGCGGCCACCAACGGCGTCGCGTCCGTGGCCGTCGGTTCCGCGGCCGCCCTCATGTCGGTCTCCGCGCTCGCGCTGCTGGCCGGACGGTTCATCGCCAAGCGCGTACCGCTGAAGACCGTGCAGCGGATCGGCGGGCTGTGCATGCTCGGGCTCGCCGTCTGGTCGGTGGTGGAGATCTTCGCCGGCTGA
- a CDS encoding MarR family winged helix-turn-helix transcriptional regulator: MAAEKATPRLEDQWRDILSVHARTMCEIDRELHPHGLGASDFEVLDVLVSSTAAASRNSNAGADAKASTGSGSVESCRVQNIADRVHLSQSALSRLIGRLEKEGLVERSVCQEDRRGVWVALTRKGRDLHTEVRPLQRAVLARMLAEG, from the coding sequence ATGGCAGCAGAGAAGGCCACTCCCCGGCTCGAGGACCAGTGGCGGGACATCCTGTCGGTGCACGCGCGCACCATGTGCGAGATCGACCGCGAGCTCCATCCGCACGGACTGGGCGCGAGTGACTTCGAGGTGCTCGACGTCCTCGTGTCGAGCACGGCGGCCGCGAGCCGGAACTCGAATGCGGGCGCGGACGCGAAGGCGAGCACGGGCTCCGGCTCGGTCGAGTCGTGCCGGGTGCAGAACATCGCCGACCGGGTCCATCTGAGCCAGAGCGCCCTCTCCCGTCTCATCGGCCGTCTGGAGAAGGAGGGCCTGGTGGAGCGGAGCGTCTGCCAGGAGGATCGCCGCGGGGTCTGGGTCGCCCTCACCCGCAAGGGCCGCGACCTGCACACCGAGGTACGTCCGCTGCAGCGCGCCGTCCTGGCCCGCATGCTGGCCGAGGGCTGA
- a CDS encoding lysophospholipase has protein sequence MPSSLSTPPSTSWDEPEGLAARGTLIVLAGRGEHGGVYERFGRRLAFDAYRVRALGDPVADPSVLDAAAKLLADESLPGPKVLVGSDTGALYAARLAAEQTPGIDALILAGLPTAPWASGSWEAEVEARTACPTHQARLTNDPGFRRGALDTTPDLPEPRLDLVRVPVLALHGADDTVSPLADALSAYEGHADVRTVTFKGGRHDVLNDALHRTAAATVVLFLERLRLSPELPAIAEGLA, from the coding sequence ATGCCCTCCTCGCTGTCCACCCCGCCGTCCACCTCCTGGGACGAGCCCGAAGGTCTCGCCGCCCGCGGCACGCTGATCGTGCTGGCCGGCCGGGGCGAGCACGGGGGCGTGTACGAGCGGTTCGGCCGCCGGCTCGCCTTCGACGCCTACCGCGTACGCGCCCTCGGTGACCCGGTCGCCGATCCGTCCGTGCTCGACGCCGCGGCCAAGCTCCTCGCCGACGAGTCACTGCCCGGCCCGAAGGTGCTGGTCGGCTCGGACACGGGTGCCCTGTACGCCGCTCGGCTCGCCGCCGAGCAGACCCCGGGGATCGACGCGCTGATCCTGGCCGGTCTGCCCACCGCCCCCTGGGCGTCCGGGAGTTGGGAAGCCGAGGTCGAGGCACGCACCGCCTGCCCCACGCACCAGGCACGCCTCACCAACGACCCGGGCTTCCGGCGCGGGGCACTGGACACGACCCCGGACCTGCCGGAGCCGCGCCTGGATCTCGTGCGGGTCCCGGTGCTGGCCCTGCACGGCGCCGACGACACGGTGAGCCCACTCGCCGATGCGCTCAGCGCGTACGAGGGGCACGCCGACGTGCGGACCGTGACCTTCAAGGGCGGCCGGCACGACGTGCTCAACGACGCGCTGCACCGCACCGCCGCCGCCACGGTCGTCCTCTTCCTCGAACGGCTGCGCCTCTCCCCCGAGCTCCCCGCGATCGCGGAGGGTCTCGCATGA
- a CDS encoding SseB family protein produces the protein MNGSLHEATTSDDTSDVILRALSVLAHNGLDGDARTRLAGTKVLVPASDTQTRKLTLPVTGRAVLVFTSEERMAQAMPDVQCYHLVPLGMIPAHWPGRGLALTIDPGSPEAVTLSAEGVHLLLGPPLKAA, from the coding sequence ATGAACGGCTCACTTCACGAAGCGACAACCTCGGACGACACGTCCGATGTGATCCTGCGCGCTCTGAGCGTCCTGGCCCACAACGGCCTGGACGGCGACGCGCGGACGCGGCTGGCGGGGACCAAGGTGCTGGTGCCGGCCTCCGACACGCAGACGCGGAAACTGACCCTGCCGGTCACAGGCCGGGCCGTCCTCGTCTTCACGTCCGAGGAGCGGATGGCGCAGGCCATGCCGGACGTCCAGTGCTACCACCTCGTACCTCTGGGCATGATTCCCGCCCACTGGCCCGGGCGCGGCCTGGCGCTCACCATCGACCCGGGTTCACCCGAGGCCGTGACGCTGTCGGCGGAGGGCGTGCACCTGCTGCTGGGCCCACCCCTCAAGGCCGCGTGA
- a CDS encoding VOC family protein, translating into MSEGLKTITYPVKDLDRAKALFGTLLGVEPYVDQAYYVGFRAPGGPEVGLDPNGHAKGLTGPVPYWHVADIEASLAGLVGAGAEVVQDVQDVGGGTLIASVKDADGNSVGLIQEAP; encoded by the coding sequence ATGTCCGAAGGCCTCAAAACGATCACCTACCCCGTCAAGGACCTCGACCGGGCCAAGGCACTGTTCGGCACGCTCCTGGGTGTGGAGCCCTACGTGGACCAGGCGTACTACGTGGGCTTCCGGGCACCGGGCGGGCCGGAGGTGGGGCTCGACCCCAACGGCCACGCCAAGGGCCTGACCGGACCCGTCCCCTACTGGCATGTCGCCGACATCGAGGCAAGCCTGGCCGGTCTCGTCGGCGCCGGCGCCGAGGTGGTCCAGGACGTCCAGGACGTCGGGGGCGGCACACTGATCGCGTCCGTGAAGGACGCGGACGGCAACAGCGTCGGCCTCATCCAGGAGGCACCCTGA